The following proteins are encoded in a genomic region of Arachis stenosperma cultivar V10309 chromosome 4, arast.V10309.gnm1.PFL2, whole genome shotgun sequence:
- the LOC130973852 gene encoding pyruvate decarboxylase 2, whose protein sequence is MDTKIGSVDSHKPPSNDIISCANNNSTSVPSTAICSSEATLGRHLARRLVQIGVTDVFSVPGDFNLTLLDHLIAEPGLNLIGCCNELNAGYAADGYARSRGVGACVVTFTVGGLSVLNAIAGAYSENLPLICIVGGPNSNDYGTNRILHHTIGLPDFSQELRCFQTVTCFQAVVNNLDDAHELIDTAISTSLKESKPVYISIGCNLSGIPHPTFSREPVPFSLSPKLSNQLGLEAAVEATAEFLNKAVKPVLVGGPKLRVANACEAFVELANACGYALAVMPSAKGLVPEHHPHFIGTYWGAVSTAFCAEIVESADAYLFAGPIFNDYSSVGYSLLLKKEKAIILQPDRVVIANGPAFGCVLMKDFLKALAKRLKHNNTAYENYHRIYVPEGQPLKAAPKEPLRVNVLFQHIQKLISSETAIIAETGDSWFNCQKLKLPKGCGYEFQMQYGSIGWSVGATLGYAQAVPEKRVIACIGDGSFQVTAQDVSTMLRCGQKTIIFLINNGGYTIEVEIHDGPYNVIKNWNYTGLIDAIHNGEGNCWTAKVFCEEELIEAIATATGPKKDCLCFIEVIVHKDDTSKELLEWGSRVSAANSRPPNPQ, encoded by the exons ATGGACACAAAGATTGGATCCGTCGACTCACACAAGCCCCCAAGCAACGACATCATCTCTTGCGCCAACAACAACTCCACCTCCGTCCCCTCCACCGCCATCTGCTCATCGGAGGCCACACTCGGCCGCCACCTAGCCCGCCGCCTCGTCCAGATCGGCGTCACCGACGTCTTCTCCGTCCCCGGTGACTTCAACCTCACTCTCCTCGACCACCTCATAGCGGAGCCAGGCCTCAACCTTATTGGTTGCTGCAACGAGCTCAACGCAGGGTACGCGGCTGATGGCTACGCGCGGTCGCGTGGAGTTGGCGCGTGCGTTGTGACGTTCACTGTTGGAGGGCTTAGTGTGCTGAACGCCATAGCTGGAGCTTACAGTGAGAACTTACCATTGATATGCATAGTTGGTGGTCCCAACTCTAATGACTATGGAACTAACAGAATTCTTCATCATACAATTGGTTTACCCGATTTTTCACAAGAGTTGAGGTGCTTTCAAACTGTCACTTGCTTCCAG GCTGTGGTGAATAACTTGGATGATGCTCATGAACTGATTGATACAGCAATCTCAACCTCATTGAAAGAAAGTAAGCCTGTCTACATAAGCATTGGCTGTAACCTATCCGGTATTCCTCACCCCACCTTCAGTCGGGAGCCTGTTCCATTTTCGTTGTCCCCCAA ATTGAGTAATCAGTTAGGATTGGAGGCAGCAGTGGAAGCAACTGCTGAATTCCTTAACAAGGCAGTGAAACCGGTATTGGTGGGTGGTCCCAAGCTGAGAGTGGCGAATGCATGTGAAGCATTCGTTGAGCTCGCCAATGCCTGTGGCTATGCTCTTGCCGTGATGCCATCAGCCAAAGGGCTAGTCCCCGAGCACCATCCACATTTCATTGGAACCTATTGGGGTGCTGTGAGTACTGCATTCTGTGCCGAGATTGTGGAGTCTGCTGATGCATACTTGTTTGCTGGTCCCATTTTCAATGACTACAGCTCCGTGGGGTATTCCCTTCTTCTcaagaaagagaaggcaatCATTTTGCAACCTGACCGAGTTGTGATTGCGAATGGCCCTGCATTTGGGTGTGTGCTCATGAAGGATTTCCTCAAGGCACTCGCAAAGCGCCTTAAGCACAACAATACCGCATATGAAAACTACCACAGGATCTATGTACCTGAAGGGCAACCGTTGAAGGCTGCACCAAAAGAACCTTTGAGGGTTAATGTATTGTTCCAACACATTCAGAAGTTGATTTCCAGTGAAACGGCCATCATTGCCGAGACAGGTGATTCATGGTTCAACTGCCAGAAGCTGAAACTTCCCAAGGGATGTGG GTATGAGTTCCAAATGCAATATGGGTCCATCGGATGGTCAGTTGGTGCAACTCTTGGTTATGCACAAGCTGTCCCCGAGAAGCGAGTGATTGCTTGCATTGGGGATGGAAGCTTTCAG GTAACTGCACAGGATGTATCAACAATGCTGCGATGCGGGCAAAAGACCATAATCTTCCTGATCAACAATGGTGGATACACAATTGAGGTTGAAATTCATGATGGGCCATACAATGTGATCAAGAACTGGAACTACACTGGGTTGATTGATGCAATCCACAATGGTGAAGGAAACTGCTGGACTGCCAAG GTGTTCTGTGAAGAGGAGCTcatagaagcaattgctacagcAACTGGACCAAAGAAAGATTGTTTATGCTTCATTGAAGTGATTGTTCACAAAGATGACACAAGCAAAGAGTTGCTTGAATGGGGTTCCAGGGTCTCTGCAGCCAACAGCCGCCCACCAAATCCTCAGTGA